The Variovorax sp. PMC12 genome segment ACATCATCGCCACTTTATTCAGTTTCTTCATGGTTCTCCTCTTGGGGAAAAAGCCGCAGCCGCGCTGCGAATCAAGGACGCTTTAAGTGACCACCACCCAAAACGTTGAGGCGATTGTGCCATAGGGTCTTTGGCAAACAGGCCGCAGGACGGCCCCGAAGCGTAGGACGGAGGCGGAATAGAGGCCTTGTGTTGCGGCGGTGCGACACCCCTCACAGCGTAAAATTTCACCTTCCTGCCGCCAGCACCTCGTTCATGACCTCCTTCGCAAAAGAAACCCTGCCCATCAGTCTTGAAGAGGAAATGCGCAGCAGCTATCTCGATTACGCCATGAGCGTGATCGTCGGCCGAGCGCTTCCCGACGCCCGTGACGGCCTCAAGCCAGTACACCGGCGCGTGCTCTACGCGATGCACGAACTCAACAACGACTGGAACCGGCCGTACAAGAAGTCCGCCCGTATCGTCGGTGACGTGATCGGTAAGTACCACCCGCACGGCGACCAGTCGGTCTACGACACCATCGTCCGGCTGGCCCAGGACTTCTCCATGCGCCACATGCTGGTCGACGGCCAGGGCAACTTCGGGTCGGTCGATGGAGACAACGCGGCCGCAATGCGTTATACGGAAATCCGGCTGGCCAAAATTGCGCACGAAATGCTGGCCGATATCGACAAGGAAACTGTCGACTTCCAGGACAATTACGACGGTTCCGAAAAAGAGCCGAAGGTGCTGCCGAGCCAGTTGCCCAATTTGCTTGTGAACGGCTCGGGCGGTATTGCGGTCGGCATGGCCACCAATATTCCGCCGCACAACCTGAACGAGGTCGTCGACGCCTGCCTCTACCTGCTTCGCAACCCCGAAGCCTCCATCGACGAACTGATGGAAATCGTGCCGGCGCCCGACTTCCCCACCGCCGGCATCATCTACGGCATCAACGGCGTGAAGGACGGCTACCGTACAGGCCGCGGCAAGGTCGTGATGCGCGCCAAATGCCACTTCGAGGACATCGACCGCGGCCAGCGCCAGGCGATCATCGTCGACGAGCTCCCCTACCAGGTCAACAAGAAGACGCTGCAGGAGCGCATGGCCGAGCTGGTGCACGAGAAGAAGATCGAAGGCATCAGCCACATCCAGGACGAGTCCGACAAGTCGGGCATGCGCCTAGTGATCGAGCTCAAGCGCGGCGAAGTGCCCGAGGTCGTGCTCAACAACCTCTACAAGCAGACTCAGCTGCAGGACACCTTCGGCATCAACATGGTGGCGCTGGTCGACGGCCAGCCCAAGCTGTGCAACCTGAAGGACCTGATCCAGGTCTTCCTGCAGCACCGCCGCGAAGTGGTCACGCGCCGCACCGTCTTCAATCTGCGCAAGGCACGCGAGCGCGGCCATGTGCTCGAAGGCCTGGCAGTGGCGCTGGCGAACATCGACGAGTTCATCCGCATCATCCGCGAATCGCCCACGCCGCCGGTCGCCAAGGCCGAGCTCATGACGCGCAGCTGGGACAGCAAGCTGGTGCGCGAGATGCTCACGCGCTCGCGCGCCGACGGCGGCGTGATCAACGCCGACGACTACCGCCCCGAGGGCCTCGAACGCCAGTACGGCATGGGCGGCGACGGCCTCTATCGCCTCTCGGACACGCAAGCCCAGGAAATCCTGCAGATGCGCCTGCAGCGCCTGACCGGCCTCGAGCAGGACAAGATCGTGGCCGAGTACAAGGACGTCATGGCCGAGATCGACGACCTGCTCGACATCCTGGCCAAGCCCGAGCGCGTCTCGACCATCATCGGCGACGAGCTGGGCACCATCAAGCAGGAGTTCGGCCAGTCGAAGGTTGGCGCGCGCCGCAGCCTGGTGGAGCACAGCGCCTACGACCTCTCGACCGAAGACCTGATCACCCCGACCGACATGGTGGTGACGCTCTCGCACAGCGGCTACATCAAGAGCCAGCCGTTGGGCGAGTACCGCGCCCAGAAGCGCGGCGGCCGCGGCAAGCAGGCCACGGCCACCAAGGAAGACGACTGGATCGACCAGCTCTTCATCGCCAACACGCACGACTACATCCTGTGCTTCTCGAACCGCGGCCGGCTGTACTGGCTCAAGGTATGGGAAGTGCCTGCGGGTTCCCGCGGCTCGCGCGGCCGTCCGATCGTCAACATG includes the following:
- the gyrA gene encoding DNA gyrase subunit A, which gives rise to MTSFAKETLPISLEEEMRSSYLDYAMSVIVGRALPDARDGLKPVHRRVLYAMHELNNDWNRPYKKSARIVGDVIGKYHPHGDQSVYDTIVRLAQDFSMRHMLVDGQGNFGSVDGDNAAAMRYTEIRLAKIAHEMLADIDKETVDFQDNYDGSEKEPKVLPSQLPNLLVNGSGGIAVGMATNIPPHNLNEVVDACLYLLRNPEASIDELMEIVPAPDFPTAGIIYGINGVKDGYRTGRGKVVMRAKCHFEDIDRGQRQAIIVDELPYQVNKKTLQERMAELVHEKKIEGISHIQDESDKSGMRLVIELKRGEVPEVVLNNLYKQTQLQDTFGINMVALVDGQPKLCNLKDLIQVFLQHRREVVTRRTVFNLRKARERGHVLEGLAVALANIDEFIRIIRESPTPPVAKAELMTRSWDSKLVREMLTRSRADGGVINADDYRPEGLERQYGMGGDGLYRLSDTQAQEILQMRLQRLTGLEQDKIVAEYKDVMAEIDDLLDILAKPERVSTIIGDELGTIKQEFGQSKVGARRSLVEHSAYDLSTEDLITPTDMVVTLSHSGYIKSQPLGEYRAQKRGGRGKQATATKEDDWIDQLFIANTHDYILCFSNRGRLYWLKVWEVPAGSRGSRGRPIVNMFPLQEGEKINVALALTGEKRTFPADQYVFMATSMGTVKKTALDEFNNPRKGGIIAVNLDEGDYLIGAALTDGKHDVMLFSDGGKAVRFDEEDVRPLGRNARGVRGMSLDPGQGVIAMLVAEDEQQSVLTATENGYGKRTSITEYTRHGRGTKGMIAIQQSERNGKVVAATLVHSDDEIMLITDKGVLVRTRVAEIRELGRATQGVTLIGLDEGAKLSGLQRIVENDANGETEPDADDTSSSSTENPQ